The Streptomyces sp. NBC_01775 genome includes a region encoding these proteins:
- the nirD gene encoding nitrite reductase small subunit NirD — protein MSTIAVSPISSSTDWSAVCPLDALPVEQGRAALLPDGSAAALFRLYTGEVYAVGNLDPFSGAPVICHGIVGDREGVPVVTGPLGKEAFELATGRCLDDETVRLPVHEVRLTSGMIEVSARRNTVETLVGRG, from the coding sequence ATGTCGACCATCGCTGTCAGCCCCATCAGCTCCAGCACGGACTGGTCCGCCGTCTGCCCGCTGGACGCCCTCCCCGTCGAGCAGGGCCGCGCCGCGCTGCTGCCGGACGGCAGCGCCGCCGCCCTCTTCCGGCTGTACACCGGCGAGGTGTACGCGGTCGGGAATCTGGACCCCTTCAGCGGGGCACCCGTCATCTGCCACGGCATCGTCGGCGACCGCGAGGGCGTCCCGGTGGTCACCGGGCCCCTCGGCAAGGAGGCCTTCGAGCTGGCGACCGGCCGCTGCCTGGACGACGAGACCGTCCGGCTCCCCGTCCACGAAGTGCGGCTGACCAGCGGAATGATCGAGGTCTCGGCCCGGCGAAACACGGTGGAAACGCTGGTCGGGCGAGGATGA
- a CDS encoding uroporphyrinogen-III synthase has protein sequence MSAPDPSRNRTGSVPPLAGFTVAVTAARRAEELGALLERRGAEVVHAPALRIIPLADDVELRDATKELVARPPDVAVATTGIGFRGWMEAADGWGEGEALRGALAAGELLARGPKACGAIRAAGLREAWSPASESSTEVLERLLDRDDLAGLRIAVQLHGEPLRDFIDALRGAGAEVVPVPVYRWTGPADPAPLDRLLDALLADGIDAVTFTSALAAAGLYARAEEHGKSEALTRALRERTQVACVGPVTAAPLLARDIPAYWPDRFRTGALVRRLCDSLPAAAPTLPAAGHTLQVRGTAAVLDGELRPVSPGPMAVLRALARRPGQVLSTTDLLPALPGGGKDEHAVESAVGRLRTALGAPAVVQTVVKRGYRIALDPAAACEPDEGDMRETGETGETGS, from the coding sequence GTGTCGGCACCTGACCCGTCGCGGAACCGCACGGGATCCGTTCCCCCGCTGGCGGGGTTCACCGTCGCGGTCACCGCCGCGCGCCGGGCCGAGGAGCTGGGCGCGCTGCTGGAGCGGCGCGGCGCCGAGGTCGTCCACGCGCCCGCGCTGCGCATCATCCCGCTGGCGGACGACGTCGAACTGCGCGACGCCACCAAGGAACTGGTGGCCCGCCCACCGGACGTGGCCGTCGCCACCACCGGCATCGGCTTCCGCGGCTGGATGGAGGCCGCGGACGGCTGGGGCGAGGGCGAGGCGCTGCGCGGGGCGCTGGCCGCCGGCGAACTGCTGGCCCGGGGCCCCAAGGCGTGCGGCGCCATCCGCGCCGCCGGGCTGCGCGAGGCGTGGTCCCCGGCCTCGGAGTCCTCCACCGAGGTCCTCGAACGCCTGCTGGACCGCGACGACCTGGCCGGGCTGCGGATCGCCGTCCAGCTCCACGGCGAACCGCTGCGGGACTTCATCGACGCGCTGCGCGGCGCGGGCGCCGAGGTCGTACCGGTGCCGGTCTACCGCTGGACCGGACCCGCCGACCCCGCCCCCCTCGACCGTCTCCTCGACGCCCTGCTGGCGGACGGCATCGACGCCGTCACCTTCACCAGCGCCCTGGCCGCCGCCGGGCTCTACGCCCGCGCCGAGGAGCACGGCAAGAGCGAGGCGCTGACCCGCGCGCTGCGGGAGCGCACCCAGGTCGCCTGCGTCGGCCCCGTCACCGCCGCGCCGCTGCTCGCCCGCGACATCCCCGCCTACTGGCCCGACCGCTTCCGCACCGGCGCCCTCGTCCGCAGGCTCTGCGACAGCCTGCCCGCCGCCGCGCCCACCCTGCCCGCCGCCGGGCACACCCTCCAGGTGCGCGGCACCGCCGCCGTGCTGGACGGCGAGCTGCGGCCGGTGAGTCCGGGTCCCATGGCCGTCCTGCGCGCTCTGGCCCGCCGCCCGGGACAGGTGCTCTCCACCACCGACCTGCTGCCCGCGCTGCCGGGCGGCGGCAAGGACGAGCACGCTGTCGAGTCCGCCGTCGGCCGCCTGCGCACGGCGCTCGGGGCGCCCGCCGTGGTGCAGACGGTGGTCAAGCGGGGCTACCGCATCGCGCTCGACCCGGCGGCGGCCTGCGAGCCGGACGAGGGAGACATGCGGGAGACAGGAGAGACGGGGGAGACGGGTTCATGA
- the nirB gene encoding nitrite reductase large subunit NirB: MVGHRLVEALTSRDGDGDWHITVLAEESRPAYDRVALSTCFDGADEETLRLSGLDEDRVEVRLGDPATALDRDARTVTTASGARLPYDALVLATGSRPFVPPLPGSTAPGCLVYRTLDDIEALRAAAAANTSGRGVVVGGGLLGLEAANALRLLGVTPHVVELAPHLMAVQLDEGGGALLGRMVEDLGVRVHTGVATERVVTDPATGAAVAVELADGTRVETDLVVFAAGVRPADELAREAGLRVGERGGVAVDDACRSVTDPHVWAVGEVACVESEGRTLGLVAPGYAMAETVADRLLGGAANFPGADTSTQLKLLGVDVASFGDALAATPGALEVVLNDPVAATYGKLVVSDDAKTLLGGILVGDASAYPLLRPLVGSALPTDPATLLAPESAGGTAAGGGVAGLPDSAQICSCHAVTKGALTEAITGQGCADVPALKSCTKAGTGCGSCVPALKQILEAAGVEQSKALCEHFDHSRAELFEIVAATGITTFSQLVAEHGRGRGCDVCKPAVAAILASRDSGTHILDGERGGLQDTNDRHLANMQRNGTYSVVPRVPGGEITPARLIVLGEVARDFGLYTKITGGQRIDLLGARLEQLPAIWRRLTDAGFESGHAYGKALRTVKSCVGSTWCRYGVQDSVGLAIELELRYRGLRAPHKLKAGVSGCARECAEARSKDFGIIATEQGWNLYVGGNGGFTPRHAELLASDLDHATLVRTIDRFLTFYIRTADRLQRTAAWLESLEGGLDHLRAVIMDDSLGICAELDAAMERHVADYHDEWRGVLEDPAKLARFTSFVNAPETPDPAISFAVERDQPVPGPVSLGMPKLSAEGASTH, encoded by the coding sequence ATGGTCGGGCACCGGCTGGTCGAGGCCCTCACCTCCCGTGACGGGGACGGCGACTGGCACATCACCGTGCTGGCCGAGGAGTCCCGCCCCGCCTACGACCGCGTCGCCCTCTCCACCTGCTTCGACGGCGCCGACGAGGAGACCCTGCGGCTGTCCGGCCTCGACGAGGACCGCGTCGAGGTACGGCTGGGCGACCCGGCCACCGCGCTGGACCGGGACGCGCGCACCGTGACCACGGCATCCGGCGCGCGCCTGCCCTACGACGCGCTCGTGCTGGCCACCGGCTCGCGGCCGTTCGTGCCGCCGCTGCCCGGCAGCACCGCGCCCGGCTGTCTCGTCTACCGCACGCTGGACGACATCGAAGCCCTCCGCGCCGCCGCCGCCGCCAACACCAGCGGGCGCGGCGTCGTGGTCGGCGGCGGGCTGCTGGGGCTGGAGGCCGCCAACGCGCTGCGGCTGCTGGGCGTGACCCCGCACGTGGTGGAGCTGGCGCCGCACCTGATGGCCGTCCAGCTCGACGAAGGCGGCGGCGCGCTGCTCGGCCGCATGGTCGAGGACCTGGGCGTACGGGTGCACACCGGCGTCGCCACCGAGCGCGTGGTGACCGACCCCGCGACGGGCGCGGCCGTCGCCGTCGAACTCGCCGACGGCACCCGGGTGGAGACCGACCTCGTCGTCTTCGCCGCGGGCGTGCGGCCCGCCGACGAGCTGGCGCGCGAGGCCGGGCTGCGCGTGGGGGAGCGCGGCGGCGTGGCCGTCGACGACGCCTGCCGCTCGGTGACGGACCCGCACGTGTGGGCCGTCGGCGAGGTCGCCTGCGTGGAGAGCGAGGGCCGGACCCTCGGCCTGGTCGCACCCGGCTACGCGATGGCCGAGACCGTCGCCGACCGGCTGCTCGGCGGCGCGGCCAACTTCCCGGGCGCCGACACCTCCACCCAGCTCAAGCTGCTAGGTGTGGACGTCGCCTCGTTCGGCGACGCGCTGGCCGCCACGCCCGGCGCGCTGGAGGTCGTCCTCAACGACCCCGTCGCCGCCACCTACGGCAAGCTCGTCGTCTCCGACGACGCCAAGACGCTGCTCGGCGGCATCCTCGTCGGCGACGCGTCCGCCTACCCGCTGCTCAGGCCGCTGGTGGGCAGCGCGCTGCCCACCGACCCGGCGACGCTGCTCGCCCCCGAGTCCGCGGGCGGTACGGCCGCCGGGGGAGGGGTGGCCGGGCTGCCGGACAGCGCGCAGATCTGTAGCTGCCACGCCGTCACCAAGGGCGCGCTGACCGAGGCCATCACCGGACAGGGCTGCGCCGACGTTCCCGCGCTCAAGTCCTGCACCAAGGCCGGCACCGGCTGCGGCTCGTGCGTACCCGCGCTCAAGCAGATCCTGGAGGCGGCGGGCGTCGAGCAGTCCAAGGCGCTGTGCGAGCACTTCGACCACTCGCGGGCCGAGCTGTTCGAGATCGTCGCGGCCACCGGCATCACCACTTTCTCGCAGCTGGTGGCCGAGCACGGGCGCGGGCGCGGCTGCGACGTGTGCAAGCCCGCCGTCGCCGCGATCCTCGCCTCGCGCGACAGCGGCACCCACATCCTCGACGGCGAACGCGGCGGCCTCCAGGACACCAACGACCGCCACCTGGCCAATATGCAGCGCAACGGAACGTACTCCGTCGTGCCCCGCGTCCCCGGCGGCGAGATCACTCCGGCCCGCCTCATCGTGCTCGGCGAGGTGGCCCGCGACTTCGGCCTCTACACCAAGATCACTGGCGGTCAGCGCATCGACCTGCTCGGCGCCCGCCTCGAACAGCTCCCCGCCATCTGGCGCCGGCTCACCGACGCCGGCTTCGAGTCGGGGCACGCCTACGGCAAGGCCCTCCGCACGGTGAAGTCCTGCGTGGGCTCCACCTGGTGCCGCTACGGCGTACAGGACTCGGTCGGCCTCGCCATCGAACTGGAGCTGCGCTACCGGGGCCTGCGCGCCCCGCACAAGCTGAAGGCGGGCGTCTCCGGCTGCGCTCGGGAGTGCGCGGAGGCCCGCAGCAAGGACTTCGGCATCATCGCGACGGAGCAGGGCTGGAACCTCTACGTCGGCGGCAACGGCGGCTTCACCCCCCGGCATGCCGAACTCCTCGCCTCCGACCTCGACCACGCCACGCTGGTGCGCACCATCGACCGCTTCCTGACGTTCTACATCCGCACCGCCGACCGCCTCCAGCGCACCGCCGCCTGGCTGGAGAGCCTGGAGGGCGGCCTCGACCACCTGCGGGCCGTCATCATGGACGACTCGCTCGGCATCTGCGCCGAACTCGACGCCGCCATGGAACGGCACGTCGCCGACTACCACGACGAGTGGCGCGGCGTCCTGGAGGACCCCGCGAAGCTGGCCCGCTTCACCTCCTTCGTCAACGCCCCCGAAACCCCCGACCCGGCGATCTCCTTCGCCGTCGAGCGGGACCAGCCCGTCCCCGGCCCGGTCTCCCTCGGCATGCCGAAGCTGTCCGCCGAGGGCGCGAGCACCCACTGA
- a CDS encoding helix-turn-helix domain-containing protein → MSRRRKLGSELKALREAAGIPVDRAAKRIHGDNTKMSRLETGRQRITRLELEALLELYGVKDARLREGLTALSIEAHKRSWWRQYGEMLDPSFQEALSMESDAEQICVFDPQLIPGLLQTRAYAATVISQLPPQLIDTEVESHVSVRLARQEILARERPPHYVCVVTESALRQEIGGRKVMAEQLWHLTKVSKPPRRTIQVLPYAQGVHLGLMGGFLIYSYPEPMDLDVVNVEYLDGALYLEDDAPVKRYRMAFDQIRSSALSTRQSMNLISDIARDLDSE, encoded by the coding sequence ATCTCGCGCCGACGCAAGCTCGGATCCGAGCTCAAGGCACTCCGCGAAGCAGCTGGCATCCCGGTCGACCGAGCAGCGAAGCGCATCCACGGCGACAACACGAAGATGAGCCGCCTGGAGACAGGCCGCCAGCGCATCACGCGCCTGGAGTTGGAGGCGCTGCTGGAGCTGTACGGGGTGAAGGACGCGCGCCTGCGCGAGGGGCTGACGGCCCTCTCAATCGAGGCACATAAGCGCAGTTGGTGGCGCCAGTACGGGGAGATGCTGGACCCCAGCTTCCAAGAGGCCCTGAGCATGGAGAGCGACGCGGAGCAGATCTGCGTGTTCGATCCGCAGCTCATCCCGGGACTCCTTCAGACGAGGGCATATGCGGCCACCGTAATCAGCCAGCTTCCTCCCCAACTGATCGACACAGAGGTCGAATCGCACGTGTCGGTTCGTCTGGCGCGGCAGGAAATTCTCGCGAGAGAGCGACCGCCGCACTACGTCTGCGTGGTGACGGAAAGCGCGCTGCGCCAGGAGATCGGGGGCCGGAAGGTCATGGCGGAGCAGCTATGGCATCTGACGAAAGTGAGTAAGCCGCCGCGTCGCACGATCCAGGTGCTGCCCTACGCCCAAGGCGTGCATCTGGGCTTGATGGGCGGATTCCTCATCTACTCGTATCCCGAACCCATGGACCTGGATGTGGTGAACGTAGAGTATTTGGATGGCGCTCTATACCTTGAGGACGATGCGCCGGTCAAGCGCTACAGGATGGCGTTTGACCAAATCCGGTCATCAGCTCTGTCCACGCGTCAGTCCATGAATCTGATCTCCGACATCGCGAGAGATCTCGACTCAGAGTGA
- a CDS encoding MFS transporter yields MATATGLSCAGNYFAQPLLDLITRDLHISSTLAGLIVTASQLGYALGLLLIVPLGDVLDRRRLAVTLMAATALFLALTAAAPNGPALLAGTVAVALTAVGAQVVVGYAAALVPDAARGQAVATVMSGILLGGLLARTVSGALATLGGWRTVYWVSAIPVAVMALLLHRFLPRVRPTARLSYPALLRSSFSLLREVPLLRRRSALSALAFASYSGQITAVTFLLARPPFGWSEGEIGLVGLLGVIGVLAMTFAGRLNDRGYVQHVTGFGILTLGGGWLLMLAGERSLPWLALGVVALNIGQQAVLNSSQTVLYALRPEARNRLNSVFMTSFFIGGATGSALTAVIWARGGWSGVCALGAALAAGALALWALERIAAARA; encoded by the coding sequence ATGGCCACGGCCACCGGACTCTCCTGCGCGGGCAACTACTTCGCGCAGCCCCTCCTCGACCTGATCACCCGCGACCTGCACATCAGCAGCACCCTGGCGGGTCTGATCGTGACCGCCTCCCAACTCGGGTACGCGCTGGGCCTGCTGCTGATCGTCCCGCTCGGCGACGTGCTCGACCGGCGCCGCCTCGCGGTGACCCTGATGGCGGCGACCGCGCTCTTCCTCGCACTGACGGCCGCCGCGCCCAACGGCCCCGCGCTGCTGGCGGGAACCGTCGCGGTGGCGCTGACGGCGGTGGGCGCACAGGTCGTCGTCGGCTACGCGGCGGCGCTGGTGCCGGACGCGGCGCGCGGTCAGGCGGTGGCGACCGTGATGTCCGGCATCCTGCTGGGCGGGCTGCTCGCCCGCACCGTCTCCGGCGCGCTGGCCACGCTCGGCGGCTGGCGCACCGTGTACTGGGTCAGCGCGATACCCGTGGCGGTGATGGCACTGCTGCTGCACCGCTTCTTGCCGCGCGTCCGCCCGACGGCCCGGCTTTCCTACCCGGCCCTGCTGCGCTCGTCCTTCTCCCTGCTGCGCGAGGTACCGCTGCTGCGCCGGCGCTCGGCACTCAGCGCCCTCGCCTTCGCCTCCTACAGCGGCCAGATCACCGCGGTGACCTTCCTGCTCGCCCGCCCGCCCTTCGGCTGGTCGGAGGGGGAGATCGGGCTGGTGGGACTCCTCGGCGTCATCGGCGTGCTGGCGATGACCTTCGCGGGACGGCTCAACGACCGCGGCTACGTCCAGCACGTGACCGGCTTCGGCATCCTCACGCTCGGCGGCGGCTGGCTGCTGATGCTCGCCGGAGAACGCTCCCTGCCGTGGCTGGCGCTCGGCGTGGTGGCGCTGAACATCGGCCAGCAGGCGGTGCTCAACAGCAGCCAGACCGTGCTGTACGCGCTGCGCCCCGAGGCCCGGAACCGCCTCAACTCCGTCTTCATGACCAGCTTCTTCATCGGCGGCGCCACCGGTTCGGCCCTGACGGCCGTGATCTGGGCGCGCGGCGGCTGGAGCGGAGTGTGCGCCCTGGGAGCCGCGCTGGCGGCGGGCGCGCTGGCGCTGTGGGCACTGGAACGGATCGCCGCGGCGCGCGCCTGA
- a CDS encoding NAD(P)-dependent oxidoreductase — translation MRIAVFGAAGNVGSRVVTEALARGHEVTAVVRDPVRFPALHPSAAHRVGDAADAGDVAALSDGHDLVVGATRPAPGNEDGLTMAARGLLAGTGATGVRLLLVGGAGSLTVPGTGGTVRAADDPRFVPPQWRAIARACDKQLAICLHHAPPQADWAYLSPPALLEPGTRTGRYRLGGDELLLDAEGRSAISMEDLAVALVDEAERPEHHRARFTVAY, via the coding sequence CTGCGCATCGCGGTCTTCGGAGCTGCGGGCAACGTCGGCAGCCGGGTCGTCACCGAGGCGCTCGCCCGGGGCCACGAGGTCACGGCGGTCGTCCGCGACCCCGTCCGCTTCCCCGCCCTGCACCCCTCGGCCGCGCACCGGGTGGGCGACGCGGCCGACGCCGGTGACGTGGCGGCGCTGAGCGACGGACACGACCTGGTCGTCGGCGCCACCCGCCCGGCGCCGGGCAACGAGGACGGGCTGACCATGGCCGCCCGGGGCCTGCTCGCGGGGACCGGCGCCACCGGCGTACGGCTGCTGCTCGTCGGCGGAGCCGGCAGCCTGACCGTGCCCGGCACGGGCGGCACGGTCCGCGCCGCCGACGACCCGCGCTTCGTGCCCCCGCAGTGGCGGGCGATCGCCCGCGCCTGCGACAAGCAGCTCGCCATCTGCCTGCATCACGCGCCGCCCCAGGCGGACTGGGCGTATCTGAGCCCGCCCGCGCTGCTGGAGCCCGGCACGCGCACGGGCCGCTACCGCCTCGGCGGGGACGAGCTCCTCCTGGACGCCGAGGGCCGCTCCGCGATCTCCATGGAGGACCTGGCGGTCGCCCTGGTGGACGAGGCGGAGCGGCCCGAGCACCACAGGGCCCGCTTCACGGTGGCCTACTGA
- a CDS encoding DUF397 domain-containing protein, protein MLRHITDGTWYTSSYTSNAGANCVECRHLGAATVAVRDSKNRSLGAFHCGADAWTAFISALKGAEAQPQAARTHV, encoded by the coding sequence ATGCTGCGACACATCACCGACGGCACCTGGTACACGTCCTCCTACACCAGCAATGCTGGCGCCAACTGCGTGGAGTGCCGACACCTCGGCGCAGCCACCGTCGCGGTCCGCGACTCCAAGAACCGCTCGCTCGGAGCATTCCACTGCGGTGCCGACGCCTGGACCGCGTTCATCAGCGCCCTCAAGGGCGCGGAGGCGCAACCGCAGGCGGCGCGAACTCACGTGTAG
- a CDS encoding aminotransferase class V-fold PLP-dependent enzyme — MSFASAFAPVSSSVEAPGGSCSAAPDAPDAPNTPAAPAAHGSPLAVLGRDVRVPLVTGGEVTYAALDYAASAPALQRVWDDIAAYAPYYGSVHRGAGYLSQLSTELFEQSRQAVAEFLGCREGDQVVFTRATTDSLNLLSAVLPAGTRVFVFETEHHASLLPWRSHDVTYLDAPRSPEQAVATLESALHGAPAGPKLVCVTGASNVTGEVWPVRELARAAHRHGARIVLDAAQLAPHRPVDLGELEVDWVALSGHKLYAPFGAGVLAGRADWLREAEPYLAGGGASRRVERRTDGGVDVEWHTNAARHEAGSPNVIGAYALASACRALTEAGFDSLVAREEELLAKLRAGLADVPEVTVLSLFGEGADQVGVLSFVVEGWNSSHFAAALSAEHGIGVRDGLFCAHPLLRTLLGQQGDTPGECGAPEAAPGERSLNAIRVSFGAGTPDEHVDRFVAAVRQLVRDGARWNYRTEDGRCVPQDVAA, encoded by the coding sequence ATGTCCTTCGCCAGTGCTTTTGCCCCGGTTTCTTCCTCCGTCGAGGCCCCCGGCGGCTCCTGTTCCGCCGCCCCGGACGCCCCGGACGCCCCGAACACTCCCGCCGCCCCGGCCGCCCATGGCTCCCCCCTCGCCGTCCTCGGCCGCGATGTGCGCGTCCCGCTGGTGACCGGTGGCGAGGTGACCTACGCCGCGCTCGACTACGCCGCCAGCGCCCCGGCGCTCCAGCGGGTGTGGGACGACATCGCCGCCTACGCGCCGTACTACGGCAGCGTCCACCGGGGTGCCGGCTACCTCTCCCAGCTCTCCACCGAGCTGTTCGAGCAGAGCAGGCAGGCCGTCGCCGAGTTCCTCGGCTGCCGGGAGGGCGACCAGGTCGTCTTCACCCGCGCCACCACCGACTCCCTCAACCTGCTCTCGGCCGTGCTCCCGGCCGGTACCCGGGTGTTCGTGTTCGAGACCGAGCACCACGCCTCACTGCTGCCGTGGCGCAGCCACGACGTGACCTACCTGGACGCGCCCCGCTCGCCCGAGCAGGCCGTCGCCACCTTGGAGTCCGCGCTGCACGGCGCGCCCGCCGGCCCCAAGCTGGTGTGCGTCACCGGCGCCTCCAACGTCACCGGCGAGGTCTGGCCGGTGCGCGAGCTGGCGCGTGCCGCGCACCGGCACGGGGCCCGCATCGTGCTGGACGCCGCGCAGCTCGCCCCGCACCGGCCCGTGGACCTGGGGGAGCTGGAGGTCGACTGGGTGGCCCTCTCCGGACACAAGCTGTACGCGCCCTTCGGCGCCGGGGTGCTCGCGGGCCGGGCCGACTGGCTGCGCGAGGCCGAGCCCTACCTCGCGGGCGGCGGCGCCAGCCGCCGGGTGGAGCGGCGTACCGACGGCGGGGTCGACGTGGAGTGGCACACCAACGCCGCGCGGCACGAGGCCGGTTCGCCCAACGTGATCGGCGCCTACGCCCTCGCCTCGGCCTGCCGCGCCCTGACCGAGGCCGGGTTCGACAGCCTGGTGGCCCGCGAGGAGGAGCTGCTGGCCAAGCTGCGCGCGGGGCTCGCCGACGTGCCCGAGGTCACCGTCCTCTCCCTCTTCGGAGAGGGCGCCGACCAGGTCGGGGTGCTCTCCTTCGTCGTCGAGGGCTGGAACAGCTCGCACTTCGCCGCCGCGCTCTCGGCCGAGCACGGCATCGGGGTGCGCGACGGCCTCTTCTGCGCCCACCCGCTGCTGCGCACCCTCCTCGGCCAGCAGGGGGACACCCCCGGCGAGTGCGGCGCCCCGGAGGCGGCTCCCGGCGAGCGCTCGCTGAACGCGATCCGCGTCAGCTTCGGCGCCGGGACCCCCGACGAGCACGTGGACCGCTTCGTCGCCGCCGTACGGCAGCTGGTCCGCGACGGCGCGCGCTGGAACTACCGTACGGAGGACGGCCGCTGCGTCCCGCAGGACGTGGCTGCCTGA
- a CDS encoding LysR family transcriptional regulator: protein MELQQLRYVVAVAETGGFTRAAERCLVVQSALSHQIAKLEKELGARLFERNSRQVRLTPAGEAFLPAARQSLEAAERAAAEVAAATGEIRGTLALGAISTIASVDVPRALRDFHDRYPQVRIRLTSRRSEDLVEEVRGGTLDLAFLGVTPAFRAKGVRSHTLVQDRHVVVVAPDHPLAREGAGRAGKPLELARLAEEAFVDFAAGSNARAQTEETFAAAGLHHDVAFEVSHWEFLAALVRNGMGIALLPATFVSQLSGLCVLPVRDGPRREERLVWSETRLTPAGAAFLAGMGVRD from the coding sequence ATGGAACTCCAGCAGCTCCGCTACGTCGTCGCCGTCGCGGAGACCGGCGGCTTCACGCGCGCCGCAGAGCGCTGCCTCGTCGTCCAGTCGGCGCTCAGCCACCAGATCGCCAAGCTGGAGAAGGAGCTGGGGGCGCGGCTGTTCGAGCGCAACAGCCGCCAGGTGCGGCTCACCCCCGCGGGCGAGGCGTTCCTCCCGGCGGCCCGCCAGTCCCTGGAGGCCGCCGAACGCGCCGCGGCCGAGGTCGCGGCGGCCACCGGCGAGATCCGCGGCACCCTCGCCCTGGGCGCCATCAGCACCATCGCCTCCGTCGATGTGCCGCGCGCGCTCCGCGACTTCCACGACCGCTATCCGCAGGTGCGCATCAGACTCACCTCGCGGCGCAGCGAGGACCTGGTCGAGGAGGTACGCGGCGGCACCCTGGACCTGGCGTTCCTCGGAGTGACCCCCGCCTTCCGCGCGAAGGGCGTCAGGAGCCACACGCTGGTCCAGGACCGGCACGTCGTCGTGGTCGCCCCCGACCACCCGCTGGCCCGGGAGGGCGCGGGGCGCGCGGGGAAGCCGCTGGAGCTGGCGCGGCTGGCGGAGGAGGCCTTTGTCGACTTCGCCGCGGGCAGCAACGCCCGCGCCCAGACCGAGGAGACCTTCGCCGCCGCCGGACTGCACCACGATGTGGCCTTCGAGGTCTCCCACTGGGAGTTCCTCGCGGCCCTCGTCCGCAACGGCATGGGCATCGCGCTGCTGCCCGCCACCTTCGTCTCCCAGCTCTCGGGCCTGTGCGTGCTGCCCGTGCGCGACGGCCCCCGCCGCGAGGAACGCCTGGTGTGGAGCGAGACCCGCCTGACCCCGGCGGGCGCGGCCTTCCTGGCGGGGATGGGCGTACGGGACTGA
- a CDS encoding sirohydrochlorin chelatase — protein sequence MTALARTAPRGERDGQGYGHGGKDRGGGRAEVLLVAHGTRSAEGTRTARELARGLAARLRRPVEVAYADVRGPTVTEALARRAGPVTLVPAFLASGYHVRADIPAQVRRAGAAEVLATPALGADPALLPALADRLAAADVREGDSVVLAAAGSSDPEARAEAHTMAGLLGRLLHRPVPVAWAATAEPSVAATVARLRASGARRVAVATWLLAPGVFAERLAASGADTVAAPLAAHPSVLETLARRVTETERVARAGRAA from the coding sequence ATGACGGCACTCGCGCGCACCGCCCCGCGCGGAGAACGGGACGGGCAGGGGTACGGGCACGGAGGCAAGGACAGGGGCGGGGGCCGGGCCGAGGTGCTGCTCGTCGCGCACGGCACACGCAGCGCCGAGGGCACCCGGACGGCACGGGAGCTGGCGCGCGGCCTCGCGGCCCGGCTGCGGCGGCCGGTGGAGGTGGCGTACGCGGATGTGCGCGGGCCCACCGTCACCGAGGCGCTGGCGCGCCGCGCGGGACCGGTCACCCTCGTCCCCGCCTTCCTCGCGTCCGGCTACCACGTACGGGCCGACATCCCCGCACAGGTCCGCCGCGCGGGCGCCGCCGAGGTGCTGGCGACCCCCGCGCTGGGCGCCGATCCCGCGCTCCTGCCCGCGCTGGCCGACCGTCTCGCAGCGGCGGACGTACGCGAGGGGGACAGCGTCGTGCTCGCCGCCGCCGGCTCCAGCGACCCAGAGGCCCGCGCCGAGGCGCACACCATGGCCGGGCTCCTGGGCCGCCTGCTGCACCGCCCGGTGCCCGTCGCCTGGGCCGCCACCGCCGAGCCCTCCGTCGCCGCGACGGTCGCCCGGCTGCGCGCGTCGGGCGCCCGCCGGGTGGCCGTCGCCACCTGGCTGCTGGCCCCCGGCGTCTTCGCCGAACGCCTCGCGGCCAGCGGCGCCGACACGGTGGCGGCGCCGCTCGCGGCCCACCCCTCGGTACTGGAGACGCTGGCGCGCCGCGTCACCGAGACCGAGCGGGTGGCTCGCGCCGGGCGGGCCGCGTAG
- a CDS encoding aromatic-ring hydroxylase C-terminal domain-containing protein yields MLLDLAGVVPAGLRLPASVDLVRATCPDGAGKTREPGAAALLFRPDGYVCWAADGPEDDAAASRNTLLPAINASLTTA; encoded by the coding sequence GTGCTGCTCGACCTCGCCGGTGTCGTCCCGGCGGGTCTCCGGCTCCCGGCCTCGGTCGACCTCGTCCGCGCCACCTGCCCCGACGGGGCCGGGAAGACGCGCGAACCGGGCGCCGCCGCCCTGCTCTTCCGTCCCGACGGCTACGTCTGCTGGGCCGCCGACGGCCCCGAGGACGACGCCGCCGCCTCCCGGAACACCCTGCTCCCCGCGATCAACGCGAGCCTGACGACTGCCTGA